The Oxobacter pfennigii genome includes the window ATGCCTTAAAGCATAAACAGGAAGTTATAAAACGCGCAATAGAAGTCAACCAGCCCGATGTTGACGACCCCATAGATGTAATTTCAAAGGTGGGAGGATTGGAGATTGCAGCCCTTACAGGAGCAATATTGGAAGCTTCCTATCAGAATGTGCCTGTTATTTTGGACGGCATTATTTCAGTGGCGGCAGCGCTGACAGCAGCAAAAATCGCACGGCTATCTGCTTCTTATATGATTTCATCCCATAGCTCGGAAGAGCAAGGACAGCGCTTGGCCTTAAAACAGATGGGTTTAGGACCAAGATTGGATTTTCATATGAGATTAGGAGAGGGGACAGGAGCCGCATTAATGTTCCCGATAGCAGAAGCTGCAATTAAAATTGCCGATGAGATGGCTACCTTTGAAACAGCCGGTGTCACTACGGGAGATTTTTAAATAGGAATTTTAAGATTATTGACATTTTATGTATAAAACATAAAATGAGTACTTGTGCATGTTTTAGTTTCTGAAAAAGAAAATAAATATATATCCCCCCGGGCTTAATTCGGGGGGATAAAATCATTTATGCGTATATTAAAGATTTTCGGCCAGCTGTTCAAGTACATGGGCATTCTTGTTCAATTCTTCTATGGAAGCGGTAATTTCTTCGAAAGCTGCCGCCTGATCCTGAAAAGACCCATTTACTTTGCTTACACCATTTGTTATATCCTCAATGGATTCTTTAATTTTTTGTATTATGTCATTTATCTGAGCAATTGATTCACCACTGGAATTGGATAGCTTTCTGATTTCCTGAGCTACAATATTAAAGCCTCTTCCTGCCTCACCTGCTCTTGCTGCTTCAATAGCGGCATTTAAACCTAAGAGATTGGTCTGAGCGGAAATGCTTTTAACAAATTCTATTATTTCATTAGTACTTTCCGTTTCTTTGGCAGCACCATTTGCCTTTTCAAGAATTATGGTATTTTCTCCGGCCAGGTTCAGAACTTCTGCAGAAACCTGCCCTACAACAGTAGATATCTGCGAAAGGGCATTAGACAGAGTTTTGGAAAGGTCATGTATTTTATTCTCACGCTCCAGGCTTTTTCCCAACACAAGGCAGCCTTCTATATTGCCTTCTTCATCAAATACCGGTATTCCAGTAGCTCTCACATCTACCCCTAAAACCTCTTTAGGCACTATTTTGGTGACAGGTTTTCCTGCCTTCATACACTCGTAAGCCACGCTTCCGGGTTGTATAGGGTCGCCTACCTTTAAATTGGTTTTAGTGCTTGTACCATTTACTACTTTAATATATTTCGCGGTATCGCAAATTGAAAAATTCACATCATCCCGGAAGAAATGAATAAGATAAGGTATCAAGTTATTATAACTGTTAAAAATTTCGTTTTGATATTCTCTTTCGTTCATATATCGCACCTCCAATCATGAAATATGAAAGATCTCAATTTCATGAAACTTATAATTGCATGTTTTATCGTTTATTGTAGATTATGGTATCATAAACAATAATATCATAAAACGGATAAATTAAAAAGTATATGCATCGGCATATAACAACTCCAACTCATTCGTTGCAATTTTATATAACCTATCATTTTTATACGGGGTGTATAAATGATATAATTAGCATATATACTATTATTTTCCGCTAAATGTTTAAAAATCATAAATAATAAAGGAGGTTTATGCATGACGGCACATTTAACCCAGAAAGAAAATTTTTTACGCGTCGCTCGCGGTGAAATGCCGGAATACGTACCTGTATCAACATTCGGCAGGCCGGGAGCTGCACCGCTTATGACAATGGCAGACCCATGCATTTTAGGAAGTTTCAGAGGTCCGGAAGGCGGAAAAGACCCGTGGGGAGTTACTTTTGTAACCAATGCGGAAACCAACTTTGCGGCGCTTCCGAAACCGAATGATTTCATCCTGACAGATGTAACAAAATGGAGAGATGTAATCAAAGCGCCGGATTACTCAGGTTTTGACTGGGAAGCAGCAGCTAAAAAAGACAGGGAAAAATTTGTACAAGACCCCGAAAATACAGCATTTGTTATAAGCGGCTATGCAGACTTATTCCAGCAGTTTATAGGGTTCATGGGCTTTACGGAAGGTTTGTGCGCCATATACGAGGAAAAAGAAGAAGTAGAAGAGCTGTTGGATTACATGCTTGAACATTCACTTTACATCACCAAGAACGTCATTCATTATTATAAACCTGATGGCTATTATTTATTAGATGATTCAGCCTCAAAGCTTCATCCCTTCATTTCCCCCGAACTCTTCGAAGAGCTTTTTGTTCCCCGTTATAAAAAATGTCTGGACATTGCAAGAGATGCAGGACTGCCTATTTTTTATCATAATTGCGGCAGATGTGAAGATTTAATGCCTTCAATGGTTGAAATAGGAGTAGGTGTGTGGGATCCTGCCCAGGTAGAAAATGATTTAGTGGCGGTAAAGAAAAAATTCGGACGCAAGCTTGCAATTAATGGGGGATTTGAACTCAATGTACCCATAACCTGGCCGGTAATCGATGAAGAGGAAGTGCGTCAGGCTGTTCGTGATACCTTCGTAAAACTCGCTCCAAACGGCGGATATATTTTCAGCGGAATGTTAAAGACACTGGACAGGGCTGATCCTAAAGTTATGGAAGTAAACGGCTGGATAGCAGATGAAGCACTGAAATTAAGCAAAACTGTATATAAGTAATGTATGCTTGAATAATACATTATCCTCAATATCCACATAAAAAGATAAATCCCTGGGGATTGTCCACAGGGATTTATTTTATTGATTTATTCCCATCCTTAAACGTCTTCTCTTTACGGCAGCATTTCTTAAAAGCACGAGAATTCCAAAAGCGCCGAATATCGTACCTGATAAGAACCAGACTATGTTTCCTGTATCAATTTTTTGAGAAACGGAATTTATGATATTTTTCTTTTTCACTTCCTCCATGGCTTTTAAATTGACTTCTTTTACTACAGCTCCATTAAGGGTGAAAACTGCCTTCCCTATAATCTGATCTGCCTTAATGGACGACTTAAGGGATACAATATCATTTTCCTTGTCCACAATGGATATAAGGGTTTCATCCCATAAAAATTCTTTTTGCATTTTAAGGTATTCTTCCATTACATAGGTCTCTGCAAAATCCTCATCCGGCAGTGCTATCAGGTCTTCCGGGCTGTTGGGTGAGGAGTTCTCAACATTTAATGTGTAAATTGGCTTATCTTTAACAGCACCTTCATAATACCCGAAGTTATAAAATCCATATTCCAGAAGCTTTTGTGAATCCTCCCACCTCGCCTGGCTCGTGGAATTTAAAGTTACGGCAATAAGGTCCATGCCATCCTTTGAAGCAGAAGATACAACACAAAATCCTGCAGGGGTGGTGTATCCTGTCTTAACACCTGTAGCATATTCATAAAAATCCTTGCCTGTTTCATTAATAAGTTCATTGGAATTTCGCCAGGAATGGTCAATAGTTTCGACTATCTGTCCATTGCTGAAAACAGGAGTAGCTTCTGTATTATATTTAAAAGTATTTACAGCCTCCCTGAAAAAATCTATTTTCATCGCTTCCATGGTAATAAGAGCAAGGTCGTGGGCAGTAGTATAATGGTTTTTATCATGATATCCATGGGGGTTTACAAAATTTGAGTTATTTGCACCAAGCTCTTTTGCTCTTTTATTCATAAGCTCTGAAAACTTATCCATTGATGCGGTTTCATCAAGGGACATATCATTTGCCCTCAAACGGCCTATGTAAACTGCTATGACTGCAGCAGCGTCATTGCCCGAAGGAAGCATAAGTCCAAGTAAAAGCTCCCTTAAAGAAATCTCTTCCCCTTCTTTTAAGTAGGCTTTACTTGAATCCCAGGGTACCATCATTACTTCTTTGCCGACAGTTATAATATCCTCCAAGTCGCCCATTTCAAGAGCTATTAAGGCAGTTAATATTTTTGTGGTGCTGGCAGGGTATAATTTTTCATCCTCATTCTTTTGATACAGCACCTTGCCGCTGTGAGCCTCTATGAGTATAGCGCCTTGTGCATCTATCGATGGTTTCGTTATTGTATCCGATGCCCTAACAGCAGAAAGTGTATATGGCGACAGGAAGAATTCAGTCAAAATTAGTATTATATGTAGTGTAAATAATTTTACAAATCTTCGTCTCAATTGTAGTCTCCTTTCAACCGTTAGTCTGTAAATAAAAACCTTTTTTATTTTATCATTTTTACATATTTAATTCAATTTACCAAGATGATAAAGCGTGCTGGTTTTATTTACCATATTGTATGAAATGTAAGAACCCCACCCGCTATAGCAATCAAAGATTGCTAGCGGGTCCCGGGAACCTTGTTGTTGCACAATAAGAACCCAGTCATCATATGTAGCAATCAAAGATTGCTATAGCGGGTCCCGGGAGCCTATGTTTGTGCAATATAAAAACATGTATTAATGCAGTTTTTTACATTAATACATGTTTTAGGCAAATGCTTGAATAAAACTAATATGTTTATTTGCCGCCGTACCTGATTCTTGATAGTTTATATACTTCTTCTCTAAAGGCAGGTGTCAGCATTGGTGCAGCATAGAAGCCTAAAAGTGAAGGTTTGCCTGGCTGGCAGAACTTTTCAACATATTTGGCTGCTGCAGCCCTCTGCTCCTCCTCAGAAGCATCGGGGTTTAAGGGATCAGGGATGATGCCTAAGATTATTTTATCTCCGTATTTTTCATAAAGCATATGGGTATCATTCATAGGCTGTCCGCTCCAGGAATCCCATCCTGCAGCTATCATATTCGGTACCTGCTTTTCATCCTGTCCGCAGCAGTGGAAATCAGCAAACATTCCCTTCGAGTGGATATAATCCGTAAGCTTTCTCATGGCAGGAACTATCATTTCATTGCAGGTTGCGGGTGAGAAGAAAGTATCTTTTTGTGCACCCCAGTCGTCATGGAAATTAAATCCGTCAATTCCGGGAAAATGCTCAAGATACTTGTCCACGAGCTTTATATAAAGATCGGAAAGTTTATCAAATAATGCTTTTACTGCATCCTTTTGTTCATCATCGATTAATGCTATGACTGCATTATCAAAATCCATAAAAGAAATTAGCCTTTCGAACCATCCGTTTAAAACAGTGGGTATGTTGTAGACATCAGGAGAAAGGTTAATGGCTTTTTCACTTACTTTCCAATCCCATTTATCCAAGTCGGGCCATACTAATTTTTCTTCCCATTCATTTGCGTTTTTAAGGAAAGGGTTACCCGGTTTTACCATTGAACCGCCGGCTACAGGTACATACACCCATTCAATACCGAACATATCTTTTCCGCCGCCTAAATCCGGTGGCATCATTTCATCTTCGATTACAAAGGCTCTTGCTACGTTATCGGGATTTGCTTTGGGGGAAAACATACGGGTTTCTATGGTAGTAATCTGCCAGACAGGTTCTCTCTTTAGTGCTGCAATGTAAGCTTCTTTGCGTGATACAGGAAAGTCATACAAAGGTGTGGGGGGGCCTCCGAATCGGTTAGGTACTTCACCTACAACTTTAAGTTCTTTCTCGTCAAACTTAGGAACAGCCATTTTCTACACTCCCTTTTATTTAATTTTTTTATTATGACTTAACTTGATATGAAGCTTCGATTGTTGCTGCATAAATACAGTATCAAACTGTGATAAAACCAATAATTTGATGTATATACATTATTTTACTATATCTGGACAAGTTAAGTCAAATTAGTGTTTCAATGGCCTTTCCATATATTAAAATATCAAATTCATATAATCATTTAAAATAAGCCAATCTTATAATATGCTCAGGATCATCGCCCCTGTGATTCCATAACAGGTCAAAATCGATTTCTTTATGCTCACCGTAGGTTGACACCGAAATATAGTATTTGCAATGTTCAGGATCGAAATGAAGGCGGGTTATGGTCATCCAATGCCAGGTAAATTCATCCAGCTCGGCGGCGGGATGCCTTAAAACCAATATGGCCACCGGGAGCTTCTGATACAGGGCTTCTGAAATAAAGTTTATGGCATCGCCCATCTCCTTTGCATTTTCATCAAGTATATGAGGAGTCAGAATCACACCTCTGCTCTCAGAAAATGACATAACATTTTCAGTAAACTGAACAACGGAGGTAAGGCCGCGATGCCCCGGAATTACATATTCACGAACTTCGACCATGTGTTCAATGAAATCTTTTTTATTTATAATACCCTTTGGATGATACAAGTTTCCGTATTTTTCCGGAAAGGCTTGAGCTAAATATGCGGTTATGTTAGCAGCCGCAACAGGCCCGCAGCCGCTTCTTTGATGCTGCTCACTTGGAAACCAATGCTGGTCTCCACCGTAATAAACAACTTCAGAATCATAAATAGAAAGTTGAATTTCTTCCGTTGGGCAGTTGGCGGATTCAGCGAAATTGTTCATGAATGCCCCTCCTTTACTTGTTTTTATCCGATATTTTAATTGATATTTTGTCACGGAATTTTTTTAACTATTATACAATATACTATATTTTCAAGTAAGTGTAAAATAAATTATAATCATAATAAAAATTGCCATAAATGGTACTTACATTACATTTGTAAATAAACTGAACTTTAAT containing:
- a CDS encoding uroporphyrinogen decarboxylase family protein, whose protein sequence is MTAHLTQKENFLRVARGEMPEYVPVSTFGRPGAAPLMTMADPCILGSFRGPEGGKDPWGVTFVTNAETNFAALPKPNDFILTDVTKWRDVIKAPDYSGFDWEAAAKKDREKFVQDPENTAFVISGYADLFQQFIGFMGFTEGLCAIYEEKEEVEELLDYMLEHSLYITKNVIHYYKPDGYYLLDDSASKLHPFISPELFEELFVPRYKKCLDIARDAGLPIFYHNCGRCEDLMPSMVEIGVGVWDPAQVENDLVAVKKKFGRKLAINGGFELNVPITWPVIDEEEVRQAVRDTFVKLAPNGGYIFSGMLKTLDRADPKVMEVNGWIADEALKLSKTVYK
- a CDS encoding D-alanyl-D-alanine carboxypeptidase family protein; the encoded protein is MRRRFVKLFTLHIILILTEFFLSPYTLSAVRASDTITKPSIDAQGAILIEAHSGKVLYQKNEDEKLYPASTTKILTALIALEMGDLEDIITVGKEVMMVPWDSSKAYLKEGEEISLRELLLGLMLPSGNDAAAVIAVYIGRLRANDMSLDETASMDKFSELMNKRAKELGANNSNFVNPHGYHDKNHYTTAHDLALITMEAMKIDFFREAVNTFKYNTEATPVFSNGQIVETIDHSWRNSNELINETGKDFYEYATGVKTGYTTPAGFCVVSSASKDGMDLIAVTLNSTSQARWEDSQKLLEYGFYNFGYYEGAVKDKPIYTLNVENSSPNSPEDLIALPDEDFAETYVMEEYLKMQKEFLWDETLISIVDKENDIVSLKSSIKADQIIGKAVFTLNGAVVKEVNLKAMEEVKKKNIINSVSQKIDTGNIVWFLSGTIFGAFGILVLLRNAAVKRRRLRMGINQ
- a CDS encoding methyl-accepting chemotaxis protein, which encodes MNEREYQNEIFNSYNNLIPYLIHFFRDDVNFSICDTAKYIKVVNGTSTKTNLKVGDPIQPGSVAYECMKAGKPVTKIVPKEVLGVDVRATGIPVFDEEGNIEGCLVLGKSLERENKIHDLSKTLSNALSQISTVVGQVSAEVLNLAGENTIILEKANGAAKETESTNEIIEFVKSISAQTNLLGLNAAIEAARAGEAGRGFNIVAQEIRKLSNSSGESIAQINDIIQKIKESIEDITNGVSKVNGSFQDQAAAFEEITASIEELNKNAHVLEQLAENL
- a CDS encoding uroporphyrinogen decarboxylase family protein: MAVPKFDEKELKVVGEVPNRFGGPPTPLYDFPVSRKEAYIAALKREPVWQITTIETRMFSPKANPDNVARAFVIEDEMMPPDLGGGKDMFGIEWVYVPVAGGSMVKPGNPFLKNANEWEEKLVWPDLDKWDWKVSEKAINLSPDVYNIPTVLNGWFERLISFMDFDNAVIALIDDEQKDAVKALFDKLSDLYIKLVDKYLEHFPGIDGFNFHDDWGAQKDTFFSPATCNEMIVPAMRKLTDYIHSKGMFADFHCCGQDEKQVPNMIAAGWDSWSGQPMNDTHMLYEKYGDKIILGIIPDPLNPDASEEEQRAAAAKYVEKFCQPGKPSLLGFYAAPMLTPAFREEVYKLSRIRYGGK